A window of uncultured Litoreibacter sp. contains these coding sequences:
- a CDS encoding glycosyltransferase: protein MIFVTVGTQLPFPRLVDAMDKIAGQLLEPVVAQTFDAHKCRNLIVEPMIPAERYGRVVSRARLVVSHAGIGTVLAARDVGTPVVLVPRRAELGEHRNDHQMSTVRELVGRSGITPIWNTDRLGEAIAQPVDLLDQPSNPTLDDLVSRLRSFIG, encoded by the coding sequence ATGATTTTTGTTACCGTCGGAACCCAGCTGCCGTTTCCGAGACTTGTGGACGCGATGGACAAGATTGCCGGGCAATTGCTGGAACCGGTCGTGGCGCAAACCTTTGATGCGCATAAATGCCGAAACCTAATTGTCGAGCCAATGATCCCCGCAGAGCGGTACGGCCGCGTTGTTTCGCGGGCGCGTTTGGTGGTTTCGCATGCCGGGATTGGTACAGTGCTGGCTGCCCGCGACGTCGGAACGCCAGTTGTATTGGTGCCGCGTCGCGCGGAGCTGGGCGAGCACCGGAACGACCACCAGATGAGTACCGTGAGGGAGCTGGTGGGGAGAAGTGGGATTACGCCAATTTGGAATACAGATCGGCTGGGCGAGGCAATTGCCCAACCAGTTGACCTGCTGGATCAGCCGTCAAATCCGACGCTGGACGATCTCGTTTCTCGGCTGCGCAGCTTTATTGGATGA
- a CDS encoding UDP-N-acetylglucosamine--LPS N-acetylglucosamine transferase has protein sequence MSGGVKRVLAVASQGGHWRQLSALAGAFEGHICRFVSTSPELGDYCVRDCSRSKWWLGFITAVQLAWIIGRYRPDVVVSTGALPGLLSLIVARAFGARTIWIDSVANTERMSLSGRLCRPFAGLWLTQWPKVSAETGAEYAGSVL, from the coding sequence TTGAGCGGCGGGGTAAAACGCGTTTTGGCCGTGGCTTCGCAGGGCGGGCACTGGCGGCAGTTATCGGCATTAGCCGGGGCATTTGAGGGGCATATCTGCCGCTTTGTTTCGACCTCGCCTGAGCTGGGCGATTACTGCGTGCGCGACTGCAGCCGATCGAAATGGTGGTTGGGTTTCATAACAGCTGTCCAGCTGGCATGGATTATTGGGCGGTATCGGCCCGACGTGGTTGTCTCGACCGGCGCACTGCCGGGACTGTTGTCACTGATCGTGGCGCGCGCTTTCGGGGCCCGCACAATTTGGATCGATTCGGTGGCAAACACGGAGCGGATGTCATTATCGGGACGGCTGTGCCGGCCGTTCGCGGGGCTGTGGTTGACCCAGTGGCCGAAAGTGTCTGCTGAAACTGGAGCAGAATATGCAGGTTCGGTGCTATGA
- a CDS encoding O-antigen ligase: protein MITVNSQFTEMIRNPARKKPTLPWPVILYLACVVTPVRFMAGPLQMTGLRVFLLAMLPFVLIRMFRVKWIAPDILLLLFVAWVFVAMQVNTPGQALEHAGITLLEMFGGYALARVYVQTHDQFKSLIKAVLLLVLLCMPLAISETVTGDPLVVQLIRAIPGITSVDVVTIAPRLGLERVQAIFAHPIHFGLFCSSAISLVYIGLSQNMPHPTRMVASVLIVGTTFLALSSGAFISVLIQLFLIGWALVFAQVRHKWVWLLVACVVSYIFVDLVSNRTPLRVFFSYATFSPHNAYWRGLIFEWGMHNVWANPVFGLGFNDWVRPHFMNSGSMDNFWLVAAVRYGLPGFVLLTCAWVTGLIRVAKAPQSSLKTAWMFCMVGLTFTLCTVHVWTAVYSYVFFLFGAGQSLAVAAPAAAKSVPQKPAFRRPFQPEFTRAAS, encoded by the coding sequence ATGATAACGGTTAACAGTCAGTTTACCGAAATGATCCGCAACCCCGCCCGCAAGAAACCGACGCTCCCCTGGCCCGTCATTCTTTATCTGGCCTGCGTCGTCACCCCCGTAAGGTTCATGGCCGGACCGCTGCAGATGACGGGTTTGCGGGTATTTCTGCTGGCCATGCTGCCGTTCGTTCTGATCCGCATGTTCAGGGTCAAATGGATTGCGCCAGACATCTTGCTGCTGCTTTTCGTCGCTTGGGTCTTTGTCGCGATGCAGGTCAACACGCCAGGTCAAGCACTGGAACACGCGGGCATCACCCTGTTGGAAATGTTCGGCGGCTATGCGCTCGCGCGCGTCTACGTGCAGACCCACGACCAGTTCAAATCTCTGATCAAGGCGGTGCTGTTGTTGGTGCTGCTCTGCATGCCATTGGCAATTTCCGAAACAGTAACCGGCGATCCGCTGGTCGTCCAGTTGATCCGGGCAATCCCCGGCATAACCAGCGTTGACGTCGTCACCATCGCCCCGCGCCTCGGGCTGGAAAGGGTGCAGGCCATCTTTGCCCATCCCATCCATTTTGGGTTGTTTTGTTCGTCCGCAATATCGCTGGTCTATATCGGTTTGTCGCAAAACATGCCGCACCCGACCCGAATGGTTGCAAGCGTGCTGATCGTCGGGACGACTTTCCTCGCCCTGTCCAGCGGCGCATTCATTTCCGTTCTCATCCAGCTGTTCCTGATTGGTTGGGCCCTGGTGTTCGCGCAGGTGCGGCACAAATGGGTATGGCTCCTCGTCGCCTGCGTGGTTAGCTACATCTTCGTCGACCTCGTCTCCAACCGGACGCCGCTTCGGGTGTTCTTCAGCTACGCTACATTTTCGCCTCACAACGCGTATTGGCGCGGGCTTATCTTCGAATGGGGGATGCATAACGTCTGGGCAAACCCCGTGTTCGGCCTGGGCTTCAACGATTGGGTGCGCCCTCATTTCATGAACTCCGGCAGCATGGATAACTTCTGGCTTGTGGCCGCTGTCAGGTACGGGTTGCCCGGTTTTGTCCTGCTGACTTGTGCCTGGGTCACGGGCTTGATCAGGGTAGCGAAGGCACCTCAATCTTCGCTCAAGACGGCCTGGATGTTTTGCATGGTCGGACTGACCTTCACGCTGTGCACAGTCCATGTCTGGACGGCGGTCTACTCCTACGTGTTCTTCCTGTTCGGAGCCGGGCAGTCTCTGGCCGTCGCTGCACCTGCCGCGGCCAAGTCCGTTCCACAGAAACCCGCGTTTCGTCGCCCGTTCCAACCAGAATTTACACGAGCCGCATCATGA
- a CDS encoding GDP-L-fucose synthase has protein sequence MRIFVAGHRGMVGGAIARALEQRHDVELITRTRGELDLVDQAAVFDFMAAEQPDAVILAAAKVGGIMANDTYPADFIYENLTLQNNIIHAAHMADVGKLLFLGSSCIYPREADQPMREDSLLTGVLEPTNEPYAVAKIAGIKMCESYNRQYGRDYRSVMPTNLYGPGDNFHPENSHVIPGLIRRFHEAVQDGKPEVTLWGSGTPRREFLHVDDMADASLYVFDMGADQYASIVPERLSHVNVGTGEDISILEVAQMVAEVTGFDGQIVLDRSKPDGTMRKLMDVSKLNALGWSAKTGLRDGLAETYQWFLNHQDSFRAV, from the coding sequence ATGCGCATTTTTGTGGCAGGGCATCGCGGGATGGTGGGCGGTGCAATCGCGCGGGCGCTGGAGCAACGCCATGACGTTGAACTGATCACCCGAACGCGGGGCGAATTGGATCTGGTGGACCAGGCGGCGGTTTTTGACTTCATGGCCGCAGAACAACCAGATGCGGTGATCCTGGCGGCGGCCAAAGTTGGCGGGATCATGGCCAATGACACTTATCCGGCCGACTTCATCTACGAAAACCTGACATTGCAGAACAATATCATCCACGCGGCGCATATGGCTGATGTTGGAAAGCTTCTGTTTCTGGGCAGTTCGTGCATCTACCCGCGCGAGGCTGATCAGCCAATGCGGGAAGATTCGCTGCTAACAGGTGTGTTAGAGCCTACAAATGAACCCTATGCCGTCGCCAAGATCGCCGGAATCAAGATGTGCGAAAGCTACAACCGGCAATATGGCCGCGACTACCGCAGCGTGATGCCGACCAATTTGTATGGCCCCGGTGACAACTTTCACCCCGAAAACAGCCATGTGATTCCGGGCCTCATCCGGCGGTTTCACGAGGCCGTTCAGGACGGGAAACCCGAGGTCACATTGTGGGGCAGCGGAACACCCCGACGAGAGTTTTTGCATGTGGATGACATGGCGGACGCCTCCCTTTACGTCTTTGATATGGGGGCTGATCAGTATGCATCCATTGTGCCTGAACGGCTCAGCCATGTGAATGTTGGCACTGGCGAAGACATCTCAATTCTTGAAGTGGCGCAGATGGTGGCGGAGGTTACGGGTTTTGACGGTCAGATTGTACTGGACCGATCCAAACCGGATGGCACCATGCGTAAGCTGATGGATGTCAGCAAATTGAACGCGCTGGGTTGGTCTGCCAAGACCGGATTGCGCGACGGACTGGCGGAAACATACCAATGGTTTCTAAACCACCAGGACAGTTTCCGCGCTGTCTAG
- the gmd gene encoding GDP-mannose 4,6-dehydratase produces the protein MKKALITGITGQDGSYLAELLLEKGYEVHGIKRRASSFNTQRIDHIVEDLHEHNRNLHLHYGDLTDSSNLTRIISTIEPDEVYNLGAQSHVAVSFDSPEYTADVDAMGTLRLLEAIRFLGLEKKTRFYQASTSELYGLVQETPQRETTPFHPRSPYAVAKLYSYWIAVNYREAYGMYACNGILFNHESPRRGETFVTRKITRGLSNIALGLEQCLYMGNIDALRDWGHAKDYVEMQWMMLQQDAPDDFVIATGKQYSVRDFITWTAAEIGLTLRFEGDGVDEVGIVDAVDGDLEVNVGDTVLRIDPRYFRPAEVETLLGDPSKAKEKLSWVPKITAQEMCVEMVQHDLKEARRRKLLSAHQMGVPEARGD, from the coding sequence TTGAAAAAGGCACTGATTACAGGGATTACGGGGCAGGACGGATCCTATCTGGCGGAGCTGCTGCTGGAAAAAGGGTACGAGGTGCATGGCATCAAACGCCGGGCCTCGTCGTTTAACACGCAGCGCATCGACCACATTGTCGAAGACCTGCACGAGCATAACCGCAACCTGCACCTGCATTACGGCGACCTGACGGACAGTTCGAACCTGACCCGGATCATTTCAACCATTGAGCCGGACGAAGTCTATAATCTGGGGGCGCAGAGCCATGTTGCGGTCAGTTTTGACTCGCCCGAATACACGGCCGACGTGGACGCGATGGGCACGCTGCGGCTGTTGGAAGCGATCCGATTTCTGGGACTTGAGAAGAAGACGCGGTTTTACCAGGCCTCGACATCGGAATTGTATGGCTTGGTTCAGGAAACGCCGCAGCGCGAGACGACCCCGTTTCACCCCCGATCGCCCTATGCCGTTGCGAAGCTTTATTCCTACTGGATTGCGGTCAACTACCGGGAAGCCTACGGGATGTACGCCTGTAACGGCATTCTGTTCAATCACGAGAGCCCGCGCCGCGGCGAAACATTCGTCACGCGCAAGATCACTCGGGGGTTGTCAAATATCGCTCTTGGGCTGGAACAGTGTCTATATATGGGCAATATCGATGCGCTGCGCGACTGGGGTCACGCCAAGGATTACGTCGAAATGCAGTGGATGATGCTGCAACAAGACGCGCCGGATGATTTTGTGATTGCGACGGGCAAACAGTACTCTGTCCGTGATTTCATCACATGGACCGCGGCAGAGATTGGCCTGACCTTGCGATTTGAGGGCGACGGCGTGGACGAGGTTGGGATTGTCGACGCGGTTGACGGCGACCTGGAGGTCAATGTCGGTGATACCGTGCTGCGGATCGACCCGCGCTATTTCCGACCGGCTGAGGTGGAGACGCTGTTGGGCGACCCGTCAAAGGCCAAAGAAAAGCTGAGCTGGGTGCCAAAGATCACGGCGCAGGAGATGTGTGTCGAAATGGTTCAGCACGACTTGAAAGAGGCCCGTCGGCGCAAATTGTTGAGTGCTCACCAGATGGGCGTGCCGGAAGCACGGGGCGACTGA
- a CDS encoding exopolysaccharide biosynthesis protein — MEQLTNTKALLDGTRPTETPVRDVGILPIKSDPARAWLRLNEVSIPSLAPVKTKVTPNAAAAFDLLRSRVLRQARKDGIRRLAITSPTPGCGATTVTAALALSLARQIDLKIMVFDLNLRSPGLSAEFALSESVSRVSALGRVRREFDSSALRIGHNLALSLITDPEPNPAELLGTVRSKEFLKQIEHEFEPDLILIDLPPVLPHDDFVAAADLFDAALMIARADHSTVDQIDRSERLMSEQKPCLGVVMNACRFSNHPELGTQD; from the coding sequence ATGGAACAATTGACCAACACAAAGGCCTTACTCGACGGTACGCGACCAACCGAAACGCCGGTTCGCGACGTAGGCATTTTGCCAATAAAATCTGACCCGGCGCGCGCTTGGTTAAGGCTAAACGAGGTTTCGATCCCCTCATTGGCGCCGGTGAAGACAAAGGTGACGCCGAACGCAGCGGCCGCATTTGACCTGTTGCGCAGCCGCGTTTTGCGGCAGGCGCGCAAGGACGGAATTCGTAGGCTCGCAATCACGTCCCCAACGCCCGGCTGCGGCGCTACAACCGTGACTGCGGCGCTTGCACTCAGTCTTGCTCGCCAGATTGACCTGAAAATCATGGTCTTTGATCTGAACCTGCGCAGCCCGGGATTGTCGGCGGAATTCGCGCTGTCAGAATCGGTCTCCCGCGTTTCCGCGCTGGGGCGCGTTCGGCGCGAATTCGACAGTAGCGCTTTGCGGATTGGTCACAATTTGGCACTCAGCTTGATCACCGATCCAGAGCCTAATCCTGCCGAACTGTTGGGAACCGTTCGATCTAAGGAGTTCTTGAAGCAGATTGAGCATGAATTTGAGCCAGACCTGATCTTGATAGATCTTCCGCCGGTCCTGCCGCATGACGACTTTGTCGCCGCCGCCGATCTATTTGACGCAGCTTTGATGATTGCCCGCGCAGACCACTCGACAGTCGATCAAATCGACCGCTCGGAACGTCTTATGTCGGAACAGAAGCCCTGCCTTGGCGTGGTCATGAACGCCTGCCGTTTCTCAAATCATCCTGAACTTGGAACGCAGGACTAG
- a CDS encoding glycosyltransferase family 2 protein, protein MSRLGVIIVTYNSADVIRDCLETLLSSAAKMAVVVVDNASTDSTVSTITDWASGKDGYTPPRDAPFPVWPVTKPVTRISLLQSPSNGGFAAGVNIGLKHLLKKPDIDRFWVLNPDTLVPPETPEKLADAPDGFALMGNRLLYADPPHHVQLDAGTINWTTGVTGNLNLGQARNTAIADAGQAAFISGASMVASRAFVEAAGLMSEDYFLYYEEVDWALRRGGLPLAICPDATVYHRAGTAIGSPTLTTAASPFSTYYKHRARMKFLRRHKPLSLLGGYVYGLAKAGQMVRLGQTPQAVAVLRALHGLPISSNKAAQPRNEIVQRRI, encoded by the coding sequence ATGAGCCGCCTTGGCGTCATCATCGTCACCTACAACTCCGCAGATGTGATCAGGGATTGCCTTGAGACGCTGCTGTCGTCGGCCGCAAAGATGGCGGTCGTCGTGGTCGACAACGCGTCTACCGACAGCACGGTGAGCACAATAACCGATTGGGCCAGCGGCAAGGACGGCTATACCCCGCCTCGTGATGCGCCATTTCCGGTATGGCCAGTCACAAAGCCCGTCACCCGCATATCTCTGCTTCAGTCGCCATCAAACGGAGGGTTCGCGGCGGGGGTCAATATCGGCCTCAAACACCTGCTGAAGAAACCGGATATCGACCGGTTTTGGGTACTAAACCCAGACACGTTGGTTCCTCCCGAAACGCCCGAAAAGCTGGCGGACGCTCCGGACGGGTTTGCGCTGATGGGCAACCGGCTGCTTTATGCAGACCCTCCGCATCACGTCCAGTTGGATGCCGGCACGATCAATTGGACCACCGGAGTGACCGGCAACCTGAACCTTGGGCAGGCGCGCAATACCGCTATTGCCGACGCCGGTCAGGCCGCGTTCATATCCGGCGCCAGCATGGTCGCATCCCGCGCCTTTGTGGAAGCTGCGGGCCTGATGTCGGAGGATTACTTTCTCTACTATGAAGAGGTGGATTGGGCACTCCGCCGCGGCGGGCTGCCACTCGCGATCTGTCCAGATGCGACCGTGTACCATCGCGCCGGAACGGCCATTGGGTCACCGACACTCACGACCGCCGCATCACCGTTTTCTACCTATTACAAACACCGCGCGCGCATGAAGTTTCTTCGCAGGCACAAGCCGCTCAGTTTGCTGGGCGGGTATGTGTACGGCCTCGCAAAGGCCGGGCAAATGGTACGTCTCGGCCAGACACCCCAGGCAGTTGCAGTGTTGCGGGCGTTACACGGGTTGCCTATTTCATCCAATAAAGCTGCGCAGCCGAGAAACGAGATCGTCCAGCGTCGGATTTGA
- a CDS encoding sugar transferase produces MERAAMTAPIRNFNVDERVHTDLRPRPSDQIYSAHFKRAVDVTLVLSTAIVTVPFILLAALLISLDGASPFYVQRRIGRGGRQFRMWKLRTMRIGAEALLSEQLSRSPTCAREWQLSQKLRTDPRVTIVGRLLRKTSLDELPQLWNVLRGDMSLVGPRPMMVEQMSRYQGTDYFTLRPGMTGLWQVSARNSSTFEARAQFDATYAAKQSFLFDLFLMLRTVGVVLRGTGY; encoded by the coding sequence ATGGAGAGGGCCGCGATGACTGCGCCGATTAGGAATTTTAATGTTGATGAACGCGTCCATACTGATCTTCGACCTAGGCCATCCGATCAAATCTATTCTGCTCATTTCAAGCGGGCGGTCGATGTGACCCTGGTGCTAAGCACGGCGATTGTCACAGTCCCGTTCATACTTCTTGCGGCACTTTTGATCTCACTGGACGGCGCGTCACCTTTCTATGTTCAACGCCGTATTGGTCGGGGCGGCCGCCAGTTTCGGATGTGGAAATTGCGCACCATGCGGATCGGCGCGGAGGCTTTGTTGAGTGAGCAACTTAGCCGGAGCCCAACCTGCGCGCGCGAATGGCAGCTGTCGCAAAAGTTGCGCACAGACCCCCGTGTGACGATTGTTGGGAGACTGCTCAGAAAAACATCGCTCGATGAGCTGCCGCAGCTGTGGAATGTGCTGCGAGGAGACATGTCTTTGGTCGGGCCTCGCCCAATGATGGTCGAGCAGATGAGCCGATACCAAGGCACCGACTATTTCACCCTTCGCCCGGGCATGACCGGGTTGTGGCAAGTCTCTGCCCGCAACAGCTCGACCTTCGAGGCGCGCGCTCAGTTTGATGCGACCTATGCCGCGAAACAGAGTTTTCTTTTCGACCTATTCCTCATGCTGCGCACTGTCGGCGTCGTGCTGCGCGGCACGGGGTATTGA
- a CDS encoding polysaccharide biosynthesis/export family protein, whose amino-acid sequence MLRVFLIAMIAWTSAAQAAEYRVQPGDTLHLEVMEDPDMRRSVLVLPDGTVSLPLAGTMVAAGLTVPEIENMILDAIAPNYVTLPHLTVSVASLAKPKRQERARVNAPTRKVARAASVAPVITVFAMGELAKPGKLDVPAGTNILQFLAQAGGFTRFAASKRVILRRTDPKTGQQVAYRLNAKKMMSGASDSVVLISGDVIVVPERKLFE is encoded by the coding sequence ATGTTGAGAGTATTTCTGATTGCCATGATCGCTTGGACCAGTGCCGCGCAGGCGGCAGAGTACCGCGTGCAACCTGGCGATACGCTGCATCTGGAAGTCATGGAAGACCCTGACATGCGGCGATCGGTTCTGGTCTTGCCGGACGGCACCGTGTCCTTGCCATTGGCGGGGACCATGGTGGCCGCCGGTCTGACCGTGCCGGAGATTGAAAACATGATCCTGGACGCGATTGCGCCGAATTACGTGACATTGCCGCATCTGACAGTTTCCGTTGCCAGCCTTGCGAAACCGAAACGGCAGGAACGGGCGCGGGTCAACGCGCCGACGCGCAAAGTCGCCCGCGCCGCATCTGTTGCCCCCGTGATTACGGTATTTGCGATGGGTGAGCTGGCGAAGCCTGGAAAGCTGGACGTGCCGGCCGGAACCAACATTTTGCAGTTTCTGGCGCAAGCGGGGGGCTTTACCAGGTTTGCCGCCTCAAAGCGGGTCATCTTGAGAAGAACAGACCCTAAAACGGGCCAACAGGTTGCGTATCGGCTCAACGCCAAGAAGATGATGTCTGGCGCTTCTGACAGCGTCGTCCTGATCAGCGGAGACGTGATCGTCGTGCCGGAAAGAAAACTGTTTGAATGA